A stretch of the Filimonas lacunae genome encodes the following:
- a CDS encoding LacI family DNA-binding transcriptional regulator encodes MSQPKEITIYDIARELNISATTVSRGLKGHPTINKNTRKKIAEKAKELGYTPNTFAGSLRSKRTNTIGVIVPRLNSYFMSSALAGMEHIANKHGYNLIISQSLENAKKEIENAHTMFNRRVDGLIISLSFNTENINHLLPFTGRNIPVIFFDRVFNSEQFTGVVIDNYAAAYEATKHLIQQGCKRIVHLAGNTIRNVYKDRLEGYMQALTDHQLKHDPKLVITSNLSEEAGIEAAQQIIQMTKKPDGIFAANDNCAIYCMIHLKQAGIRIPEDIAVVGFNNDRVSQIIEPALSTINYPGYSIGETTATHLINHLQGDTNIQSTNTIVLRTELIIRASSLKQKTG; translated from the coding sequence ATGAGCCAGCCGAAAGAAATAACGATTTACGATATAGCGAGGGAACTGAATATTTCTGCTACCACGGTAAGCCGCGGCCTGAAAGGGCATCCAACCATTAATAAAAACACCCGTAAAAAGATTGCAGAAAAGGCGAAGGAACTGGGTTACACGCCCAACACCTTTGCCGGCAGCTTACGCAGCAAACGCACCAATACCATTGGGGTAATTGTGCCGCGCCTGAACAGTTATTTTATGTCGTCGGCACTGGCGGGCATGGAACATATAGCCAACAAACACGGCTACAACCTTATTATCAGCCAGTCGCTGGAAAACGCGAAAAAAGAGATAGAGAACGCCCATACCATGTTTAACCGCCGGGTAGACGGGTTGATTATTTCCCTGTCCTTTAACACAGAAAACATTAACCACCTGCTGCCCTTTACCGGGCGCAACATACCGGTGATTTTCTTTGACCGGGTGTTTAACAGTGAGCAGTTCACCGGTGTGGTAATAGATAACTATGCCGCCGCTTACGAAGCAACCAAACATCTGATACAACAAGGCTGTAAAAGAATTGTGCACCTGGCTGGCAACACCATTCGCAATGTATATAAAGACAGGCTGGAAGGGTACATGCAGGCCCTGACCGATCACCAGTTAAAGCACGACCCCAAGCTGGTTATCACCAGCAACCTGAGTGAGGAAGCAGGTATAGAAGCCGCCCAGCAAATTATTCAAATGACTAAAAAGCCGGATGGCATTTTTGCTGCCAATGACAACTGTGCCATCTACTGCATGATTCACCTGAAGCAGGCTGGCATACGTATTCCGGAAGATATTGCTGTAGTAGGTTTTAATAACGACCGGGTAAGCCAGATTATAGAGCCCGCCCTGTCTACCATCAACTACCCCGGCTATTCCATTGGCGAAACCACCGCCACGCACCTGATCAATCATTTACAGGGCGATACCAACATACAAAGCACTAATACCATTGTATTGCGTACCGAGTTGATTATCCGGGCATCTTCCCTGAAACAAAAAACAGGATAA
- a CDS encoding glycosyl hydrolase 115 family protein, translating into MTQTGLSPIRKLLLLSTLFCLCNQAFSQLANKAVSQFQLVSGQHTPAIYVAATEPLLVQKAAQWLQQDIAAVTGHLPPVIHTLDQPYTTVIVIGTLAQSPLLKELASKKMVQFNSILNHWEAYQLQHISTPAFMPLNNMLIIAGSDKRGAAYGALELCRRIGVSPWNWWADVPAQTKDTINIPFHWKLIDSPRLQYRGIFINDEAPALSGWAHEKFGGFNHAFYEKVFELILRLKGNYLWPAMWGNAFNDDDTLNPKLADEYGIVMGTSHHEPMLRAQTEWKRYGRGAWNYATNHEVLRNFWRKGIQNMGTHESIVTIGMRGDGDEPMTEGTAIQLLENIVKDQRTIISDVTGKPAAATPQIWALYKEVQEYYDKGMRVPDDITLLLCDDNWGNIRKLPALNAQPRSGGYGIYYHFDYVGDPRNYKWLNTNPLARVWEQMHLAYEHNVKKIWLVNVGDIKPMEYPISFFMDYAWNPDAVKATDIAAYTHRWAREQFGAKYAADISKILLAYTQFNGRRKPELLSPDTYSLQNYREAETVADEYNQLVLQAERIGQQLPAACQDAFFQLVLHPVKACANLNTLYLAVAKNRLYATQQRRSTNLWANLAQQLYVNDSLITQQYNQQTAKGKWNHMMDQTHIGYTYWQQPLQNSMPEVRQIENSPAPAMGVAVEGNEQWFPNVTEKLTLPDFNTLLPDRHYIEIFNQGINSFDYTINTSHPWLQIDKPEGTVSSEQRIELTINAAAVPAGTHTVTLTITGAGKTSYVTTRVIKPRTGIVNRTGKTFLEYNGVVSIHAANYAQQLQKKPFYWQTIPYLGSTHSAVTPYPVTAMPAIHDSCPVLEYTFYTFDTTRKAEVQCYFSPTLNYHHTATGLRYAVSIDNQPYQQVGINASFTQKQWEQIVADNINKSITTHRALTPGHHTLRIKMVDAGVVLQKIVIVTGTEKATYLGPPETSIP; encoded by the coding sequence ATGACACAAACAGGTTTATCCCCTATCCGGAAACTGCTGCTACTGAGTACCCTCTTTTGCCTGTGTAATCAGGCATTTTCACAGTTGGCCAACAAAGCTGTTTCGCAGTTTCAACTGGTAAGCGGCCAACACACTCCGGCCATTTATGTTGCAGCTACAGAACCCCTGCTGGTACAAAAAGCCGCGCAATGGCTGCAACAGGATATTGCAGCTGTTACAGGCCACCTGCCACCTGTGATACATACACTTGACCAACCTTATACTACAGTAATAGTAATAGGCACCCTTGCGCAAAGTCCCTTATTGAAAGAACTCGCCAGCAAAAAAATGGTGCAGTTTAACAGCATACTAAATCATTGGGAAGCCTACCAGCTACAACATATTTCTACCCCGGCATTCATGCCACTGAACAATATGCTGATTATTGCAGGCAGCGACAAGCGTGGAGCTGCTTATGGCGCTTTGGAGTTATGCCGCAGAATAGGTGTATCGCCCTGGAATTGGTGGGCCGATGTGCCTGCACAAACAAAAGATACCATTAACATCCCTTTTCACTGGAAACTGATAGATTCGCCCCGTTTGCAATACCGCGGCATTTTTATTAATGATGAAGCCCCTGCACTGAGCGGCTGGGCGCATGAAAAGTTTGGCGGCTTTAACCATGCTTTTTACGAGAAAGTATTTGAACTGATCTTACGCTTAAAAGGCAACTATCTGTGGCCTGCCATGTGGGGCAATGCGTTTAATGACGATGATACCTTAAACCCCAAACTGGCCGATGAATACGGTATAGTAATGGGCACTTCGCACCACGAACCCATGCTACGCGCACAAACCGAATGGAAACGTTATGGTAGAGGAGCCTGGAACTATGCCACCAACCACGAGGTACTGCGCAATTTCTGGCGCAAAGGCATTCAAAATATGGGCACACACGAAAGTATTGTAACCATTGGCATGCGTGGCGATGGCGATGAACCTATGACAGAAGGCACGGCTATTCAGTTGCTGGAAAATATTGTAAAAGATCAGCGCACTATTATTAGCGACGTTACCGGAAAGCCCGCCGCAGCAACACCACAGATATGGGCTTTATACAAAGAAGTGCAGGAGTATTATGATAAAGGCATGCGTGTGCCTGACGACATTACCTTGTTGTTATGTGATGATAACTGGGGCAATATTCGCAAGCTACCTGCGCTCAACGCCCAACCACGCAGCGGTGGCTATGGCATCTACTATCACTTTGATTATGTAGGTGACCCGCGTAATTACAAATGGCTTAACACCAACCCGCTGGCCCGTGTGTGGGAGCAAATGCACCTGGCCTACGAGCACAACGTTAAAAAGATATGGCTGGTGAATGTAGGGGATATCAAACCTATGGAATACCCTATTTCTTTTTTTATGGATTATGCCTGGAATCCCGATGCCGTAAAGGCAACAGATATTGCTGCCTATACCCATCGCTGGGCCAGAGAACAGTTTGGCGCTAAGTATGCAGCGGATATCAGCAAAATATTGCTCGCCTATACCCAATTCAATGGCCGCCGCAAGCCCGAACTACTATCGCCTGATACGTACAGCCTGCAAAACTATCGCGAAGCAGAAACCGTAGCAGACGAATACAATCAACTGGTATTGCAGGCAGAGCGTATAGGCCAGCAATTACCTGCTGCCTGTCAGGATGCTTTTTTTCAACTGGTACTACATCCCGTTAAAGCCTGCGCTAATCTCAATACCCTCTACCTTGCTGTAGCTAAAAACAGGCTGTATGCTACACAACAACGCAGAAGCACTAACCTATGGGCCAACCTCGCGCAGCAATTATATGTAAACGATTCGTTGATAACACAGCAATACAACCAGCAAACAGCCAAAGGCAAATGGAACCATATGATGGATCAAACACATATAGGTTACACCTACTGGCAACAACCCTTACAAAACAGCATGCCCGAAGTGCGGCAGATAGAAAATAGTCCTGCACCTGCTATGGGTGTGGCTGTGGAAGGTAATGAGCAATGGTTTCCTAATGTTACCGAAAAGCTTACCCTGCCCGACTTCAACACCTTACTGCCCGACCGGCATTATATAGAAATATTTAACCAGGGTATCAACAGCTTTGACTATACTATCAATACTTCTCATCCCTGGTTACAGATAGATAAACCCGAAGGCACTGTTTCATCTGAACAACGCATTGAGCTAACCATCAATGCCGCTGCGGTGCCTGCCGGCACTCATACCGTTACACTTACCATCACTGGTGCAGGCAAAACCAGCTATGTAACCACACGGGTAATTAAACCCCGCACCGGTATCGTAAACCGTACCGGCAAAACCTTTCTGGAATACAATGGAGTGGTATCTATACATGCAGCCAACTATGCGCAACAGCTACAGAAGAAGCCATTTTACTGGCAAACAATACCTTACCTGGGCAGCACACATTCCGCCGTTACGCCTTATCCCGTAACAGCAATGCCTGCTATCCACGATAGCTGCCCTGTGCTGGAATATACATTCTATACTTTCGATACCACTCGTAAAGCAGAAGTGCAATGTTATTTTTCACCCACATTGAATTATCACCATACTGCTACCGGCCTGCGTTATGCAGTTAGCATCGACAACCAGCCTTATCAGCAGGTGGGCATCAATGCATCTTTCACACAAAAACAATGGGAACAAATAGTGGCAGACAATATCAACAAAAGCATCACTACGCATCGCGCGTTAACGCCGGGCCATCATACCCTGCGTATTAAAATGGTAGATGCGGGTGTGGTGCTGCAAAAAATAGTGATTGTTACCGGCACAGAAAAAGCGACCTACCTGGGACCGCCTGAAACAAGCATACCTTAA
- a CDS encoding glycoside hydrolase family 3 C-terminal domain-containing protein has protein sequence MYCIKHRLWAIVALVMAGAAASAQTPAALSAKVEATLKKLTLEEKVAMIHGNSGFTSPGVSRLGIRELVMSDGPHGVRPEQGRYWGPVAPMADSGTYLPTGVCLAATWNTQLGYSFGSVLGSEANYRGKDIILGPGVNILRTPVNGRNFEYQSEDPYLVSKMVVGYVKGVQDQGVSACVKHYAANNIETRRNFVNVLMSERALREIYLPGFKAAVMEGGVNSLMGAYNKFRGQYCTHNDYLVNQVLKKEWGFTGVVMSDWGAVHNTIEALYYGCDLEMGTDLSMLPKPDYSKFYMGDTVIALVKSGKVAEAVVDEKVRRILYLMYKTNVADGVRKKGEYNTKAHQQTAQKIAEEGIVLLKNENKTLPLTAAVKSIAVIGLNADRKQSMGGGSSQIRAFYEITPLQGLKAVAGKQVNITYSQGYTIERGAQANAALIQEAADAARKAEVAIVVGGWTHGYNYNVWADNAYDAEDVDKPDMQMPFGQNELIKAVLAANPKTIVVLMGGGAVDMNQWINNTPAIVQAWYPGMEGGTALANILVGKVNPSGKLPMTFPKKLEDNPAEKLGMYAKDSLNMYYTDDIYVGYRYFDTYQVEPQFAFGHGLSYTTFAYGNLTVTKNGKGAAVTFTVKNTGKVAGAEVAQLYVRQEVSALPRPYKELKGFEKVVLQPGEEKKISINLKEDAFSYYDDNKHAWVEEPGVFDIVVGGSSRSLQLAGKVKM, from the coding sequence ATGTATTGTATCAAACATCGCTTATGGGCTATTGTGGCATTGGTAATGGCGGGTGCAGCCGCCAGTGCGCAAACGCCGGCTGCCTTATCTGCCAAGGTAGAAGCCACATTGAAAAAGCTAACCCTGGAAGAAAAGGTAGCCATGATACATGGCAACTCTGGTTTTACCTCGCCCGGAGTAAGCCGCTTAGGTATACGCGAGCTGGTAATGAGTGATGGTCCGCATGGCGTAAGGCCCGAACAGGGCAGGTATTGGGGGCCGGTAGCGCCTATGGCCGATTCCGGCACTTATTTACCTACAGGAGTATGCCTGGCAGCTACCTGGAACACACAGCTGGGCTATAGCTTTGGCAGTGTGCTGGGCAGTGAAGCCAACTATCGTGGTAAAGACATTATATTGGGGCCAGGTGTTAACATCCTGCGCACGCCGGTGAATGGTCGCAATTTTGAATATCAAAGTGAAGATCCTTACCTGGTGTCGAAGATGGTGGTGGGCTATGTAAAAGGTGTACAGGACCAGGGCGTTTCGGCCTGTGTAAAACACTATGCAGCCAACAACATTGAAACCAGGAGGAACTTTGTAAATGTGCTGATGAGCGAACGTGCTTTGCGTGAGATATACCTGCCGGGCTTTAAAGCGGCGGTGATGGAAGGGGGCGTAAACTCGTTAATGGGCGCCTACAATAAGTTTCGCGGGCAATACTGCACACACAACGATTACCTGGTAAACCAGGTGTTGAAAAAGGAATGGGGTTTTACAGGTGTGGTGATGAGCGATTGGGGCGCGGTGCATAACACCATAGAAGCCTTGTATTATGGATGCGACCTGGAAATGGGTACCGATTTAAGCATGCTGCCTAAACCTGATTACAGTAAGTTTTATATGGGGGATACCGTTATCGCCCTGGTAAAAAGTGGTAAGGTGGCAGAAGCGGTAGTAGACGAAAAAGTACGCCGTATTTTATACCTGATGTATAAAACCAATGTGGCAGATGGCGTACGTAAAAAGGGCGAATACAATACTAAAGCACACCAGCAAACCGCACAAAAAATTGCAGAAGAAGGTATTGTATTATTAAAGAATGAAAACAAAACGCTGCCATTAACTGCTGCCGTTAAATCGATAGCGGTAATAGGCTTGAATGCCGATAGAAAGCAAAGCATGGGTGGTGGCAGCTCACAGATAAGAGCGTTTTATGAAATAACGCCGTTGCAGGGGTTAAAAGCCGTTGCCGGCAAACAGGTGAACATTACCTATAGCCAGGGCTATACTATTGAACGTGGCGCACAGGCCAATGCTGCCTTAATACAGGAAGCAGCCGATGCAGCCCGTAAGGCAGAGGTAGCTATTGTAGTGGGTGGATGGACGCATGGTTATAACTATAACGTATGGGCCGATAATGCCTATGATGCAGAAGATGTAGACAAGCCGGATATGCAAATGCCTTTTGGGCAGAACGAACTGATAAAAGCAGTGCTGGCGGCTAATCCTAAAACCATTGTAGTGCTGATGGGCGGCGGCGCAGTGGATATGAACCAATGGATCAACAACACACCCGCTATTGTTCAGGCATGGTATCCCGGCATGGAAGGGGGTACTGCATTGGCTAACATACTGGTGGGTAAAGTCAATCCATCCGGTAAACTGCCTATGACCTTTCCTAAAAAGCTGGAAGATAACCCAGCCGAAAAACTGGGTATGTATGCAAAGGATAGCTTGAACATGTATTACACTGATGATATTTATGTGGGCTATCGCTACTTCGATACCTACCAGGTAGAGCCACAGTTTGCTTTTGGTCATGGCTTGTCGTACACCACATTTGCTTATGGCAACCTTACCGTTACTAAAAATGGCAAAGGGGCTGCTGTTACGTTCACTGTAAAAAACACGGGTAAAGTAGCGGGTGCCGAAGTGGCACAGCTGTATGTAAGGCAGGAAGTAAGCGCCTTACCCCGTCCTTATAAAGAACTGAAAGGTTTTGAAAAAGTAGTGTTACAGCCGGGTGAAGAGAAAAAAATATCCATCAATCTGAAAGAAGATGCTTTCAGTTACTACGATGATAACAAGCATGCATGGGTAGAAGAGCCGGGCGTGTTTGATATTGTGGTGGGCGGATCATCCCGGAGTTTACAACTGGCCGGAAAAGTAAAAATGTAG
- a CDS encoding RagB/SusD family nutrient uptake outer membrane protein yields the protein MKNLFIQKAMVVASIAAITFSSGCNKFLEQPVNGILPEDEFYKTDKDAMQAATAVYDMMQTDYNTVWGSMFIGRLMLSDESNAGGNGPGDQPGFQDMDLFKHDSQNEKVYWGWRLCYYTIYRANKVVAKVTPDNDLRKRLIAEAKALRAYNYFELVTLWGDVPLVLADIAPEDYTKTKRSPKADIYAQIVKDLQEAIPVLPVKSGYAAGDKFRMSKGAAQALLGKAYLYQEKWTDAATQFDLVINSGEYNLAPSVAAVFARSGEFGIESLFEISYSETQSYDWGNFPWDKAPEANIYIQLMGPRSDNYTKAPGDSLLAGWGFCRPKKKLYDAYVAAGDVVRRKTTVMSEAELKAAGGDWNAPTAYEYEGYFQRKYGSFSTQTNSNGSAIPELNYGTNWRLIRYADVLLMAAEAQYRAGSEGTSRTYLNKVRNRSGLGDVSATGTALFTAIVTERELELAFEGFRFLDLVRWGLAEQELGPLGFKKGKNEVLPIPDQDVKTAGLKQNDNY from the coding sequence ATGAAAAACTTATTCATACAAAAAGCAATGGTGGTAGCAAGTATAGCCGCTATCACGTTTTCTTCCGGGTGCAACAAATTTCTGGAGCAACCTGTAAATGGCATACTGCCGGAAGATGAATTTTATAAAACAGATAAAGATGCCATGCAGGCAGCCACGGCTGTATATGATATGATGCAAACGGACTACAATACGGTATGGGGTAGCATGTTTATAGGAAGGCTGATGCTGAGCGATGAAAGCAATGCAGGCGGTAATGGTCCTGGTGATCAGCCCGGTTTCCAGGATATGGATCTGTTTAAACACGACAGCCAGAATGAGAAGGTATACTGGGGCTGGCGCTTGTGTTATTACACTATTTACCGTGCCAATAAAGTGGTAGCAAAAGTTACTCCGGATAACGATTTGCGTAAAAGACTGATAGCAGAAGCGAAAGCATTACGTGCTTATAATTATTTCGAGCTGGTAACGCTGTGGGGTGATGTGCCACTGGTGCTGGCAGATATAGCGCCGGAAGACTATACAAAAACAAAGCGTTCGCCCAAGGCGGATATTTATGCGCAGATTGTAAAAGATTTGCAGGAAGCAATACCAGTACTGCCTGTAAAAAGCGGTTATGCTGCCGGCGATAAATTCCGCATGTCCAAGGGTGCTGCCCAGGCATTGTTGGGTAAGGCATACCTGTACCAGGAGAAATGGACAGATGCAGCTACTCAGTTTGACCTGGTGATCAATTCCGGTGAATACAACCTGGCTCCATCTGTGGCTGCTGTATTTGCGAGGTCGGGCGAGTTTGGTATAGAGTCTTTATTCGAGATATCTTATAGTGAAACTCAGTCTTACGATTGGGGTAATTTTCCCTGGGACAAAGCGCCGGAAGCGAATATCTATATTCAGCTGATGGGGCCACGTTCCGATAATTATACCAAAGCACCTGGAGATTCGTTGCTGGCTGGCTGGGGATTTTGCCGTCCGAAAAAGAAACTATATGATGCTTATGTGGCTGCCGGTGATGTAGTAAGAAGAAAAACTACGGTCATGAGCGAAGCGGAACTGAAAGCTGCCGGTGGTGACTGGAATGCACCTACTGCTTATGAATACGAAGGTTATTTTCAGCGTAAATATGGTTCGTTCTCCACACAAACCAATTCTAACGGTAGTGCTATTCCTGAGTTAAACTATGGTACCAACTGGCGTTTGATCCGTTATGCAGATGTGTTGCTGATGGCTGCTGAAGCGCAATATCGTGCGGGTAGTGAAGGTACCAGCCGAACTTACTTAAACAAGGTAAGAAACCGTTCAGGCCTTGGAGATGTAAGTGCTACCGGCACAGCACTATTTACTGCTATTGTTACAGAACGTGAGCTGGAACTGGCTTTTGAAGGCTTCCGTTTCTTAGACCTGGTTCGTTGGGGACTGGCTGAGCAAGAGCTGGGACCACTGGGCTTTAAGAAAGGTAAAAATGAAGTGTTGCCTATTCCTGACCAGGATGTGAAAACAGCTGGTTTAAAGCAGAATGATAACTATTAA
- a CDS encoding TonB-dependent receptor has translation MKLTLLLTFAFCLNASANLLSQTTVSLKVKKMPLNKVLLEIEQKTSYRFLFNNESIPADKFIDLDIKDEQLNKVLDKILANTSLTYKILEEHVVVIMSGESKKDKIKARVLDSKGLPVQGVSVVEKGTTNGAVTDADGWVTLNVNDATTAVLEVKALNYQMTEIAVSGKQELSVSLKDAVAGLDEIVVIGYGAQKRSSVTAAVSSVKSDVIATTSAGRIDQALQGRTPGVSVLPASGSPGSAMRITIRGVGTNGSSNPLYIIDGVRAGGIEYLDPSEIASVDVLKDASAAIYGMDGANGVIIITTKTGKKNSSEITYNMQYARQSVGKKMEMMNAKQYQEYLTASNTTNAPTAAAAAAVGNGTTWMDQVFETAPLMRHTLAFSGGSDKTTYLIDGTYYTQNGIIGGDKAKFDRYTVRVNTESKVKPWLTVGERFSYANFKRNGIAEDDEFGSVLSSAIVMDPLTPVVFPGALSTRAADALAAGYTLVQNPQGKYYGISDYIFGEYGNPLAMIQNTHSGTVQNKVVGNVYANLEPVKDLVLTSRFGIDAAFQKQHSWTPTFWFSPEKLNTLAGGADKQDNWFTWQWENFATYTRKFGSHNFSFLGGTSIRKSSWNYVGGSYSGLFRETDGFSYGDNAPDLQDRIGSSATITTQASFYGRVSYDYKNKYLLQALVRRDASSDFAAGHKWATFPFFSAGWVLSNENFFGSVDHIVNYAKVRGSWGKNGSSLNVGPGKWQNSISPTTPGYPTDLGTYLIGAAPTNLANPDLTWEISQQTDIGVDLAFLNNKLSVSVDYYNKQTKNLITPGAGVTPLFAGNTLSLVNSGNVLNRGWEFDVSFRGGRKDGFHYEVGGNLSTIHNEVLSINRLVNQINGAGVGTGWTASIFKPGYPVWYFNGYKTDGIFQNQQQIDAYLAKTGLTGYAPKPGDPIVLDVNGDKQLSNADQSYMGSPLPKFVYGFRINMAYKGFDVIAFLQGQHGNDILMGFNRTDRSTANKPAFFYNDRWTGEGSTNKWFAPNTNSVYVYNSDLMVFKGSYARIRQLQLGYTLPKSLADKAALHNVRIYVSLDDFFTFTKYPGLDPEAGSNDNNSLGIDRGVYPIPRKAMVGLTLSF, from the coding sequence ATGAAGTTGACTTTGCTACTAACTTTTGCTTTTTGTTTAAATGCTTCGGCAAACCTTCTTTCACAAACCACTGTAAGCCTGAAGGTTAAAAAAATGCCGCTGAACAAGGTATTACTGGAAATTGAACAAAAAACCAGTTATCGTTTTTTATTTAACAATGAAAGCATTCCGGCCGATAAGTTTATCGATCTGGATATAAAAGATGAACAGCTGAATAAAGTGCTGGATAAAATACTGGCTAATACATCGCTTACCTATAAAATACTGGAAGAGCATGTGGTAGTTATAATGTCCGGCGAATCAAAAAAAGATAAGATCAAGGCCCGTGTTCTCGACAGCAAGGGCCTGCCTGTGCAAGGCGTGTCAGTAGTAGAAAAGGGAACAACGAATGGTGCGGTTACTGATGCTGATGGATGGGTTACGTTGAATGTAAATGATGCCACTACTGCTGTATTGGAAGTGAAGGCATTAAACTACCAGATGACCGAGATTGCTGTATCGGGCAAACAGGAACTGTCTGTTTCTTTAAAAGATGCAGTAGCCGGCCTGGATGAAATAGTGGTAATTGGTTATGGTGCACAAAAAAGAAGCAGTGTAACCGCTGCGGTATCTTCTGTAAAATCAGATGTGATAGCTACTACTTCTGCCGGCCGTATCGATCAGGCTTTACAGGGCCGCACACCGGGTGTGTCTGTATTACCTGCATCAGGTTCTCCGGGTAGCGCTATGCGCATCACTATTCGCGGTGTAGGTACCAACGGTTCCAGCAATCCGCTGTATATCATTGATGGAGTAAGAGCGGGTGGTATCGAATACCTCGACCCTTCTGAAATAGCTTCTGTAGATGTGCTGAAAGATGCGTCTGCCGCTATCTATGGTATGGATGGCGCTAATGGCGTTATTATCATCACTACTAAAACCGGTAAGAAAAATTCATCAGAAATTACCTACAACATGCAGTATGCACGCCAATCGGTAGGTAAGAAAATGGAAATGATGAATGCCAAGCAATACCAGGAGTATCTTACTGCATCTAACACCACGAATGCACCTACGGCTGCCGCTGCTGCTGCTGTGGGTAATGGCACCACCTGGATGGACCAGGTGTTTGAAACCGCCCCCTTAATGCGCCATACACTGGCATTTAGTGGCGGTAGTGACAAAACTACTTACCTGATAGATGGAACTTACTATACGCAAAATGGTATTATAGGCGGTGATAAAGCTAAGTTTGACCGTTACACGGTAAGGGTGAACACAGAAAGCAAAGTGAAGCCCTGGCTTACCGTTGGCGAAAGATTCTCTTACGCTAATTTTAAAAGAAATGGTATTGCCGAAGATGATGAGTTTGGTTCTGTGTTAAGCAGTGCCATTGTAATGGATCCGTTAACACCGGTAGTGTTTCCGGGAGCTTTAAGCACACGTGCAGCAGATGCGTTGGCAGCAGGTTATACGCTGGTGCAAAATCCGCAGGGAAAATACTATGGTATTTCTGATTATATTTTTGGAGAGTATGGCAACCCGCTGGCAATGATACAAAATACACATAGCGGTACCGTACAGAATAAAGTAGTAGGTAACGTGTATGCGAACCTGGAACCAGTGAAAGACCTGGTGCTTACCTCCCGCTTTGGTATTGATGCTGCTTTTCAAAAGCAACATAGCTGGACGCCTACTTTCTGGTTCTCGCCCGAGAAGCTGAACACGCTGGCGGGTGGTGCCGACAAGCAGGACAACTGGTTTACCTGGCAGTGGGAAAACTTTGCTACCTATACCCGTAAGTTCGGCAGTCATAACTTCAGCTTTCTGGGTGGTACTTCTATACGCAAAAGCAGCTGGAATTATGTGGGTGGTTCTTATTCCGGTTTATTTCGCGAAACAGATGGTTTCTCTTATGGAGATAATGCTCCTGATTTGCAGGACAGAATTGGTAGCAGTGCCACTATTACCACACAGGCTTCTTTCTATGGAAGGGTGAGTTACGATTATAAAAATAAATACCTGTTGCAGGCGCTGGTAAGAAGAGATGCATCCAGCGATTTTGCTGCCGGACATAAGTGGGCTACTTTCCCCTTCTTCTCAGCAGGTTGGGTATTGAGCAATGAAAACTTTTTCGGAAGTGTGGATCATATTGTCAACTATGCCAAAGTGCGTGGTAGCTGGGGTAAAAACGGTAGCAGCTTAAACGTGGGCCCGGGTAAATGGCAAAACTCTATATCGCCTACCACACCGGGCTATCCTACCGATTTAGGTACTTACCTGATTGGGGCGGCTCCTACAAACCTGGCTAACCCCGATTTAACCTGGGAAATCAGTCAGCAAACAGATATTGGTGTTGACCTTGCTTTCCTGAATAACAAACTGAGTGTATCTGTTGACTATTACAACAAACAAACAAAGAACCTGATTACGCCGGGAGCAGGCGTTACGCCGTTGTTTGCCGGTAACACCTTAAGCCTGGTAAACAGTGGAAATGTGTTGAACCGTGGCTGGGAGTTTGATGTATCGTTCAGAGGAGGCCGTAAGGATGGTTTCCATTATGAAGTAGGTGGCAACCTCAGTACTATACACAATGAAGTATTGTCTATTAACCGCCTGGTTAACCAGATTAACGGTGCGGGTGTAGGTACTGGCTGGACGGCTTCTATCTTTAAACCTGGTTATCCTGTATGGTATTTTAATGGTTATAAAACCGATGGTATTTTCCAGAACCAGCAGCAAATTGACGCTTACCTGGCTAAAACAGGCCTTACCGGTTATGCGCCTAAACCAGGCGATCCTATTGTGTTAGATGTAAATGGTGATAAGCAACTGAGTAATGCAGATCAAAGCTATATGGGTAGCCCGCTACCTAAGTTTGTGTATGGCTTCCGTATTAATATGGCTTATAAAGGATTTGATGTGATTGCCTTTTTACAAGGCCAGCATGGCAATGATATCTTAATGGGCTTTAACCGTACAGACCGTTCTACAGCCAATAAGCCTGCGTTCTTTTATAACGACCGCTGGACGGGTGAAGGCAGCACCAATAAATGGTTTGCTCCTAACACCAACAGTGTTTATGTGTATAACAGCGATCTGATGGTGTTTAAAGGTTCTTATGCCCGTATACGTCAGCTGCAATTAGGTTATACGCTGCCTAAATCGCTGGCTGATAAAGCGGCTTTACATAATGTAAGAATATATGTTTCGCTGGATGACTTCTTTACGTTTACGAAGTATCCAGGGCTTGATCCGGAAGCAGGTAGTAATGATAACAACAGTCTGGGCATTGATCGTGGTGTATATCCTATACCCAGAAAGGCCATGGTGGGTTTAACGTTAAGCTTCTAA